In Vicinamibacterales bacterium, one genomic interval encodes:
- the aceE gene encoding pyruvate dehydrogenase (acetyl-transferring), homodimeric type, which translates to MRNPAPKDTAELEALEQREWRESLDYVIEQGDRGRVQRLLATLRHHARMSGVALPFSAVTAYVNTIRPEEETPLPGSQEIERRIKSLIRWNAMAMVVRANRLSDGIGGHISTYASAATLYEVGFNHFFRGKGREGDGDVIYFQGHASPGIYARAYLEGRLTQEQLENFRHELRPGGGLSSYPHPWLMPDFWEFPTVSMGLGPIMSIYQARFNRYLEDRNLKKPSTSKVWAFLGDGETDEPESLGAISLASREKLDNLIWVINCNLQRLDGPVRGNGHVIQELEALFRGAGWNVIKVLWGCDWDPLLAKDPDGLLAKRMGEVVDGQYQKYAVESGAYFREHFFGTDPRLLEMVKHLSDDQLKRLRLGGHDPQKVYNAFKQAVETTGQPTVVLARTIKGYGMGEAGEGKNITHQQKKMNEADLRSFRTRFGIPISDEQIADAPFYRPADDSPELQYVRERRKSLGGPVPQRQVRVEPLKAGLDDVFDEFLKGTDGRKASTTMVFVRILSKLLRDKEVGELIVPIVPDEARTFGMESLFRAVGIYSHVGQKYEPVDMDTLLYYKEAQDGQILEEGITEAGSLASFIAAGSAYATHGVNTIPFFIYYSMFGFQRVGDLIWAAGDTRVKGFLLGGTAGRTTLAGEGLQHQDGNALVYSLCYPNCLSYDPAYAYELAVIIQDGIKRMYRDQESIFYYLTVMNEQYEHLEMPKGARDGILKGMYKVKPAPESKKDAKAPRAQLFGSGAILNEVIKAQEILQKYGVAADVWSVTSYGELYRDGHACERWNMLHPAESPKVPYVTQCLKDAPGVFVAASDYLKVLPDSIDRWAPRRIRSLGTDGFGRSEDRAALREFFEVDARFVAVATLAELQKEGQLEAGTVQKVIVELGINPEKPNPAKA; encoded by the coding sequence ATGCGAAATCCTGCGCCCAAGGACACTGCCGAACTCGAAGCCCTCGAACAGCGCGAATGGCGTGAGTCGCTCGACTACGTCATCGAGCAGGGGGACCGCGGCCGCGTCCAGCGGCTGCTCGCCACGCTGCGGCATCACGCGCGGATGAGCGGCGTCGCGCTGCCGTTCAGCGCGGTCACCGCCTACGTCAACACGATCCGGCCCGAGGAGGAGACGCCGCTTCCCGGCAGCCAGGAGATCGAGCGCCGCATCAAGAGCCTGATCCGCTGGAACGCGATGGCGATGGTGGTGCGCGCCAACCGGCTCTCCGACGGCATCGGCGGCCACATCTCCACCTATGCGTCTGCCGCGACGCTCTACGAAGTGGGGTTCAACCACTTCTTCCGCGGCAAGGGGCGCGAGGGCGACGGCGACGTCATCTACTTCCAGGGCCACGCATCTCCCGGCATCTACGCACGGGCGTATCTCGAGGGCCGGCTGACGCAGGAGCAGCTGGAGAACTTCCGGCACGAGCTGCGTCCGGGCGGCGGTTTGTCGTCGTACCCGCATCCGTGGCTGATGCCGGACTTCTGGGAATTCCCGACGGTGTCGATGGGGCTCGGGCCGATCATGTCGATCTACCAGGCCCGCTTCAACCGCTACCTGGAAGACCGCAATCTCAAGAAGCCGTCGACCAGCAAGGTCTGGGCGTTCCTCGGCGACGGTGAGACCGACGAGCCGGAATCGCTCGGCGCGATCAGCCTCGCGTCACGCGAGAAGCTCGACAACCTGATCTGGGTCATCAATTGCAATCTGCAGCGCCTGGATGGTCCGGTGCGCGGCAACGGCCATGTGATTCAGGAGCTCGAAGCGCTGTTCCGCGGCGCCGGCTGGAACGTCATCAAGGTGCTGTGGGGCTGCGACTGGGATCCGCTCCTCGCCAAGGATCCCGACGGGCTGCTGGCCAAGCGGATGGGTGAGGTCGTCGACGGCCAGTATCAGAAGTACGCGGTCGAATCGGGCGCCTACTTCCGCGAGCACTTCTTCGGCACCGATCCGCGGCTGCTCGAGATGGTCAAGCACCTCTCCGACGATCAGTTGAAGCGCCTGCGCCTCGGCGGCCACGATCCGCAGAAGGTCTACAACGCCTTCAAGCAGGCTGTCGAGACCACCGGTCAGCCGACCGTGGTCCTGGCCCGGACCATCAAGGGCTATGGCATGGGCGAGGCTGGCGAAGGCAAGAACATCACGCACCAGCAGAAGAAGATGAACGAGGCGGATCTCCGCTCGTTCCGCACCCGCTTCGGCATCCCGATCTCCGACGAACAGATCGCCGACGCGCCGTTCTACCGTCCGGCCGACGACAGCCCCGAGCTGCAGTACGTCCGCGAGCGGCGCAAGTCGCTTGGCGGCCCGGTGCCGCAGCGCCAGGTCCGCGTCGAACCGCTCAAGGCCGGTCTCGACGACGTGTTCGACGAGTTCCTCAAGGGCACGGACGGCCGCAAGGCGTCGACGACGATGGTCTTCGTGCGGATCCTGTCGAAGCTGCTGCGCGACAAGGAAGTCGGCGAGCTGATCGTGCCGATCGTCCCCGACGAGGCGCGCACGTTCGGTATGGAGTCGCTGTTCCGCGCGGTCGGCATCTACTCGCACGTCGGCCAGAAGTACGAGCCGGTCGACATGGACACGCTCCTCTACTACAAGGAAGCGCAGGACGGCCAGATCCTCGAGGAAGGCATCACCGAAGCGGGCTCGCTCGCCTCGTTCATCGCCGCCGGCAGCGCCTACGCGACGCACGGCGTCAACACGATCCCGTTCTTCATCTACTACTCGATGTTCGGCTTCCAGCGCGTCGGCGATCTGATCTGGGCCGCCGGCGACACGCGCGTCAAGGGGTTCCTGCTCGGCGGGACGGCCGGCCGGACGACGCTCGCGGGCGAGGGGCTACAGCACCAGGACGGCAACGCGCTCGTCTACTCGCTGTGCTATCCGAACTGCCTCTCCTACGATCCGGCCTACGCCTACGAGCTGGCGGTCATCATCCAGGACGGGATCAAGCGGATGTATCGCGATCAGGAAAGCATCTTCTACTACCTGACCGTCATGAACGAGCAGTACGAGCACCTCGAGATGCCGAAGGGCGCCCGCGACGGGATTCTCAAGGGCATGTACAAGGTGAAGCCGGCTCCCGAGTCGAAGAAGGACGCCAAGGCGCCGCGCGCGCAGCTGTTCGGCAGCGGCGCGATCCTCAACGAGGTCATCAAGGCGCAGGAGATCCTGCAGAAGTACGGCGTCGCCGCCGATGTCTGGAGCGTGACGAGCTACGGCGAGCTGTATCGGGACGGGCATGCCTGCGAGCGCTGGAACATGCTGCACCCGGCCGAGTCGCCGAAGGTCCCCTACGTGACGCAGTGCCTGAAGGACGCGCCCGGCGTCTTCGTGGCGGCGTCCGACTACCTGAAGGTGCTGCCGGACTCGATCGATCGCTGGGCACCGCGCCGGATCCGATCGCTCGGCACCGACGGCTTCGGCCGCAGCGAAGACCGCGCCGCGCTGCGCGAGTTCTTCGAGGTCGACGCGCGCTTCGTCGCCGTCGCGACACTCGCCGAGCTGCAAAAGGAAGGACAGCTCGAGGCGGGCACCGTACAGAAGGTGATTGTCGAACTGGGGATCAATCCGGAAAAACCGAATCCGGCGAAAGCGTAA
- the folE gene encoding GTP cyclohydrolase I FolE, whose product MQALIRELLAELGEDPSREGLVDTPKRVEKALRFLTSGYTADVDTVLNNALFTVDYNEMVIVRDIDFYSLCEHHLLPFFGRCHIAYIPNGKVVGLSKIPRLVEVFARRLQIQERMTNQIAATIKEKIDPLGVAVVIEATHLCMAMRGVEKQNSFAVTSAMLGGFRSDARTRAEFLELIRRPDLNARPAPWPTTQPASSV is encoded by the coding sequence ATGCAGGCACTCATACGGGAGCTTCTCGCGGAACTGGGCGAGGATCCGTCGCGCGAAGGGCTGGTCGACACGCCGAAGCGCGTCGAGAAGGCGCTCCGGTTCCTGACGAGCGGCTACACCGCCGACGTCGACACCGTGCTGAACAACGCGCTGTTCACCGTCGATTATAACGAGATGGTAATCGTCAGGGACATCGACTTCTACAGTCTCTGCGAGCACCACCTGCTGCCGTTCTTCGGGCGCTGCCATATCGCCTACATTCCCAACGGGAAGGTGGTCGGCCTGAGCAAGATTCCGCGCCTCGTCGAGGTCTTCGCGCGACGCCTGCAGATCCAGGAACGCATGACCAACCAGATCGCCGCGACCATCAAGGAGAAGATCGACCCGCTCGGCGTCGCGGTGGTGATCGAAGCCACCCACCTGTGCATGGCGATGCGCGGCGTCGAGAAACAGAACTCGTTTGCGGTCACCAGCGCGATGCTCGGCGGCTTCCGGAGCGATGCCCGCACGCGCGCGGAGTTTCTCGAACTGATCCGCCGTCCGGATCTGAACGCCCGCCCGGCGCCGTGGCCGACTACCCAGCCCGCATCGTCTGTCTGA
- a CDS encoding LysM peptidoglycan-binding domain-containing protein: protein MDLRAKYDQAIQTAKRLGFQGAATQEGDKLRFQGSVHSEDEKNQIWNAIKTVPSWQTDIDADIHVVPQAQPVGTTGAGGRTYTVKAGDTLSKIAKEHLGDANGYMKIFNENRDQLSDPDKIKPGQVLKLPA from the coding sequence ATGGATCTACGCGCCAAGTACGATCAGGCGATTCAAACCGCCAAACGCCTCGGTTTTCAGGGAGCTGCGACGCAGGAAGGGGACAAGCTCCGCTTCCAGGGCAGCGTTCATTCCGAAGACGAAAAAAACCAGATCTGGAACGCGATCAAGACGGTTCCGAGCTGGCAGACGGACATCGACGCTGACATCCATGTGGTGCCGCAGGCGCAGCCGGTCGGAACGACGGGCGCCGGTGGACGAACTTACACGGTGAAGGCGGGCGATACATTGAGCAAGATCGCCAAGGAGCATCTCGGCGACGCGAATGGCTACATGAAGATCTTCAACGAGAACCGCGATCAGCTCTCCGATCCCGACAAGATCAAGCCTGGACAGGTGTTGAAACTACCGGCGTAG
- a CDS encoding 2-oxo acid dehydrogenase subunit E2 — MASEFKLPELGENVHGGDVLRVLVKAGDAVKAEQPVLELETDKATIEVPSSVDGTVGEVKVKPGDKVQVGQVIFDLKESKGKEAKDAKEQKEPKEQEAAAPAPSTPSSSSTPSPSSSSVPSIRQPEDEIVDAPRPRRGEVVDIGRGARAAAASQTPDSGPAPAAAPSVRRVARELGVDIRQVSGTGPNSRISVDDVQAYVRGVMEGGSSAGVPAQQPLPDFAKWGEIETKPINNIRRKTAEHLSRVWNVVPAVTQYDKADITALEELRKKYSPIAEKAGGKMTVTAIALKVLAAAVKKFPQFASSLDLQRGQLVYKKYSNIGVAVDTERGLLVAVVRDVDRKGLVDLSVELAKISEKARAGKLTLEDMSGGVITISNLGGIGGVGFSPIVNWPDVAILGISRGSTEPVWDGHQFQPRLMLPLSLSYDHRVIDGADAARFLRWVAEAFENPFLLSL, encoded by the coding sequence ATGGCGAGCGAATTCAAACTGCCCGAACTGGGTGAAAACGTGCACGGCGGCGACGTGCTGCGCGTGCTCGTCAAGGCCGGCGACGCCGTCAAGGCCGAACAGCCCGTCCTCGAGCTCGAAACCGACAAGGCCACCATCGAGGTGCCGTCCTCCGTTGACGGCACCGTCGGCGAGGTCAAGGTCAAGCCCGGCGACAAGGTCCAAGTCGGCCAGGTAATCTTCGATCTGAAGGAATCGAAAGGGAAGGAGGCGAAGGACGCGAAGGAACAGAAGGAACCGAAGGAGCAAGAGGCCGCCGCGCCCGCTCCTTCGACTCCTTCGTCCTCTTCGACTCCTTCCCCTTCGTCTTCTTCGGTTCCTTCCATCCGGCAACCCGAGGATGAGATTGTCGACGCGCCCAGGCCGCGGCGGGGTGAAGTTGTCGACATCGGCCGCGGCGCCCGTGCGGCGGCAGCGTCTCAGACACCCGACAGCGGTCCGGCGCCGGCCGCCGCGCCGTCGGTGCGGCGGGTCGCGCGCGAGCTTGGGGTCGACATCCGGCAGGTGAGCGGCACCGGCCCGAACAGCCGGATCAGCGTCGACGACGTCCAGGCCTACGTCCGCGGCGTGATGGAGGGCGGGAGTTCCGCCGGCGTGCCGGCGCAGCAGCCGCTGCCGGACTTCGCCAAGTGGGGCGAGATCGAAACCAAGCCGATCAACAACATCCGGCGCAAGACCGCCGAGCACCTCAGCCGCGTCTGGAACGTCGTGCCGGCGGTCACGCAGTACGACAAGGCCGACATCACCGCCCTCGAGGAGCTGCGCAAGAAGTATTCGCCGATCGCCGAGAAGGCGGGCGGCAAAATGACCGTCACGGCGATCGCGCTGAAGGTGCTCGCCGCCGCGGTGAAGAAGTTCCCGCAGTTCGCGTCCTCACTCGACTTGCAGCGCGGCCAGCTGGTCTACAAGAAGTATTCGAACATCGGCGTCGCAGTCGATACCGAGCGCGGCCTGCTGGTCGCCGTCGTCCGCGACGTCGACCGCAAGGGCCTGGTCGATCTGTCCGTGGAACTGGCGAAGATCTCCGAGAAGGCGCGTGCCGGCAAGCTCACGCTGGAGGACATGTCGGGTGGGGTGATCACCATCTCGAACCTTGGCGGCATCGGCGGCGTCGGCTTCAGCCCGATCGTCAACTGGCCCGACGTGGCCATCCTCGGCATCTCGCGCGGCAGCACCGAGCCCGTGTGGGACGGCCACCAGTTCCAGCCGCGGCTGATGCTGCCGCTGTCGCTCTCCTACGACCACCGCGTCATCGACGGCGCCGACGCAGCGCGCTTCCTGCGCTGGGTGGCGGAGGCGTTTGAGAACCCGTTTCTGTTGAGCCTCTGA
- a CDS encoding LON peptidase substrate-binding domain-containing protein: MLPPTIPVFPLPNVVLFPNVFLPLHIFEPRYRQMVDDALKGDRIIGMVLLQPGWEGQYDATPPVYPIGCAGVITHAERLPDGRFNIVLRGMEKFRIRGEDDGGLYRVAQVEPVFEPAPESLRDAMRPHRQRLEALLVPQPVSTKSTKDTKETKDAKETKVPSSMADEDLVNALAQYLEFEPVEKQALLERDGLLERCRSLIELLEMKVLVARHPWNREGTN; encoded by the coding sequence ATGTTGCCTCCCACCATTCCCGTCTTCCCCCTGCCCAACGTGGTGCTGTTCCCCAATGTGTTCCTGCCCCTCCACATTTTCGAGCCGCGCTATCGGCAGATGGTGGACGACGCGCTGAAGGGGGACCGCATCATCGGCATGGTGCTGCTGCAGCCGGGATGGGAAGGACAGTACGACGCGACGCCGCCGGTCTACCCGATTGGCTGCGCGGGAGTGATCACCCACGCCGAGCGGCTTCCCGACGGCCGCTTCAACATCGTCCTGCGCGGCATGGAGAAGTTCCGGATCCGCGGCGAGGACGACGGAGGCCTCTACCGCGTGGCGCAGGTCGAGCCCGTGTTCGAGCCCGCGCCCGAGAGCCTGCGCGACGCGATGCGGCCGCACCGCCAGCGACTCGAGGCCCTGCTGGTGCCGCAGCCCGTGAGCACGAAAAGCACGAAGGACACGAAGGAGACGAAGGACGCGAAGGAGACGAAGGTGCCCAGCTCGATGGCCGACGAGGATCTCGTCAACGCCCTCGCGCAGTACCTCGAATTCGAGCCTGTCGAGAAACAGGCCCTCCTCGAACGCGACGGCCTGCTCGAGCGCTGCCGATCACTTATCGAGCTGCTGGAAATGAAAGTACTCGTCGCCAGACACCCGTGGAACCGGGAGGGAACAAACTGA
- a CDS encoding TRAP transporter TatT component family protein: MPPAAPPFRAIPQDDPDTLYAQRTDPASAQRAVQVWAARLAANGRDFESAWKLARARYWLGTHGADTDRKSNLDAGITAGRAAIAVEPNRPEGHFWVAANMGALAESFGLRQGLKYRGDIRAELETVLRLEPAFQQGSADRALGRWYFKVPGLFGGSTQKSEEHLRKSLIYNPNSTVSLYFLAETLIDEKKKDEARALLTRAIEAPLDPEWTPEDNDFKQKARRLMREIQ; encoded by the coding sequence ATGCCGCCGGCGGCACCCCCGTTCCGCGCGATCCCGCAGGACGACCCCGACACGCTGTATGCGCAGCGGACCGATCCGGCATCCGCGCAGCGGGCGGTGCAGGTCTGGGCTGCCCGTCTCGCCGCCAACGGACGCGACTTCGAGTCGGCGTGGAAGCTGGCGCGTGCGCGCTACTGGCTCGGCACGCACGGCGCCGACACCGATCGCAAGTCGAACCTCGATGCGGGCATCACCGCGGGACGCGCGGCGATCGCGGTCGAACCGAACCGGCCCGAGGGACATTTCTGGGTGGCGGCCAACATGGGCGCGCTCGCCGAGTCGTTCGGTCTCCGCCAGGGACTGAAATACCGCGGCGACATCAGGGCCGAGTTGGAAACGGTCCTGCGCCTCGAGCCGGCCTTTCAGCAGGGATCCGCCGACCGCGCGCTCGGCCGCTGGTACTTCAAGGTGCCGGGGCTCTTCGGCGGCAGCACGCAGAAGTCCGAGGAGCACCTGCGCAAGTCGCTGATCTACAACCCGAACAGTACGGTGTCGCTCTACTTCCTCGCCGAAACGCTGATCGACGAAAAGAAGAAGGACGAGGCGCGCGCCCTCCTGACTCGCGCGATCGAGGCCCCTCTCGATCCCGAGTGGACACCCGAGGACAACGACTTCAAGCAGAAGGCCCGTCGGCTCATGCGCGAGATCCAGTAG
- a CDS encoding glycerophosphodiester phosphodiesterase: MALVYAHRGGSTLRPENTLLAFDHGVSLGADGLEFDVHLSRDGVVVVHHDPTLDRTTNGRGPLAALTADELARLDAGYHFGPPSPPGSPAEPADQPGSRPYRGLAGGVPRLDEVLRRYPAALFVIELKLNEPELACRTIDAVRAAGAVDRVSLGSFGSRVLRAARAYEPAIRTGSSREETRLALYRSWVRWPVRHPAFQEYQVPELAGRTRVVSRRFVRDAHEVGLPVKVWTVDEEQDMHRLLGWRVDALITDRPDVAVRVVRVSMSEDTDGRLIGDR, translated from the coding sequence GTGGCCCTGGTCTACGCGCACCGCGGCGGATCGACGCTGCGGCCGGAAAACACGCTGCTGGCGTTCGATCACGGCGTATCGCTCGGCGCGGACGGGCTCGAGTTCGACGTCCATCTCTCGCGCGACGGGGTCGTCGTCGTGCACCACGACCCGACGCTGGATCGGACGACCAACGGCCGCGGTCCGCTGGCGGCGCTTACCGCCGACGAGCTCGCCCGGCTGGACGCGGGGTATCACTTCGGTCCGCCCTCGCCGCCCGGGTCGCCAGCGGAGCCGGCGGACCAGCCCGGGAGCCGTCCCTATCGGGGTCTCGCCGGCGGCGTCCCACGACTCGACGAGGTCCTGCGGCGGTATCCGGCCGCGCTCTTCGTCATCGAGCTGAAGCTGAACGAGCCCGAACTGGCGTGCCGGACGATCGACGCCGTTCGGGCCGCCGGCGCCGTCGATCGCGTATCGCTCGGCTCGTTCGGCAGCCGCGTGCTGAGAGCGGCGAGGGCATATGAACCGGCGATCCGCACGGGTTCGTCGCGGGAGGAGACGCGGCTGGCGCTCTACCGGTCGTGGGTGCGCTGGCCGGTGCGGCATCCGGCGTTCCAGGAATATCAGGTGCCGGAGCTCGCGGGCCGCACACGCGTCGTGTCGCGCCGATTCGTCCGCGACGCGCATGAGGTGGGCCTGCCGGTCAAGGTGTGGACCGTGGATGAGGAGCAGGACATGCACCGCCTGCTGGGCTGGAGAGTCGACGCCCTGATTACTGACCGGCCCGACGTCGCCGTTCGGGTCGTCAGAGTGTCCATGTCCGAGGACACAGACGGCCGGCTCATTGGAGATCGGTGA
- the lpdA gene encoding dihydrolipoyl dehydrogenase, with amino-acid sequence MPLSTQLVVIGAGPGGYAAAFYAADRGLQVTLVDPEKNPGGVCVYRGCIPSKALLHVADVITESAHLADVGVAFGSPTIDLGKLRDFKNKVVGQLTAGAGQVRNLRKIAHLQGMASFRDTRTLDIDLVGGGKETLTFESCIIATGSRPTTIPGLSIDSPRLMDSTGALELPDIPGSLLVVGGGYIGLELGSVYAALGSKVTVVEMTPGLLPGADRDLVNILAKRITAICDAVWLNTKVTGMRGKDAKEAKEAKEILVSFEGEGFTGEKAFDRVLVSIGRRPNSSIPGLDKLKIEIDKRGFIVVDEARQTGEPGIYAIGDVAGEPMLAHKAAHEGRAAVDAIAGDRNVAFAPLAIPAVVFTDPEIAWAGLTETEAEKKGLAVAVARFPWGASGRAISLGRTDGVTKLVIDPKTERVLGVGICGPGAGEL; translated from the coding sequence ATGCCTCTCTCCACTCAACTCGTTGTGATCGGCGCCGGCCCCGGCGGCTACGCGGCGGCGTTCTACGCCGCCGATCGCGGTCTGCAGGTCACGCTCGTCGATCCCGAGAAGAACCCCGGCGGCGTCTGCGTCTACCGCGGCTGCATTCCGTCGAAGGCGCTGCTGCATGTCGCCGACGTGATCACGGAGTCGGCGCACCTCGCCGATGTCGGCGTCGCGTTCGGCAGTCCGACAATCGATCTCGGGAAGCTGCGCGACTTCAAGAACAAGGTCGTTGGCCAGTTGACCGCCGGCGCAGGGCAGGTACGCAACCTGCGCAAGATCGCGCACCTGCAGGGGATGGCGTCATTCCGCGACACGCGCACCCTCGACATCGATCTCGTCGGCGGCGGCAAGGAGACGCTGACCTTCGAATCCTGCATCATCGCCACCGGCTCTCGTCCGACCACGATCCCAGGACTGTCGATCGACAGTCCGCGGCTGATGGACTCGACCGGCGCGCTCGAGCTGCCCGACATCCCCGGCTCACTGCTCGTCGTCGGAGGCGGCTACATCGGGCTGGAGCTCGGGTCCGTGTATGCCGCGCTTGGCAGCAAGGTGACCGTCGTCGAGATGACGCCGGGACTGCTGCCGGGCGCTGACCGCGATCTGGTCAACATCCTGGCCAAGCGGATCACCGCGATCTGCGACGCCGTGTGGTTGAACACGAAGGTCACGGGCATGAGAGGGAAGGACGCGAAGGAGGCGAAGGAGGCGAAGGAGATCCTCGTGTCGTTCGAGGGGGAGGGCTTCACCGGCGAGAAAGCGTTCGACCGCGTGCTGGTGTCAATCGGACGGCGCCCCAATTCGTCAATCCCAGGTCTGGACAAGCTGAAGATCGAGATCGACAAGCGCGGCTTCATCGTCGTCGACGAGGCGCGTCAGACCGGCGAGCCGGGGATCTACGCGATCGGCGACGTCGCCGGCGAGCCGATGCTGGCGCACAAGGCGGCGCACGAGGGCCGCGCGGCGGTGGATGCGATCGCCGGCGATCGCAACGTCGCCTTTGCGCCGCTCGCGATTCCCGCCGTCGTGTTCACCGATCCGGAGATCGCGTGGGCGGGGCTGACCGAAACCGAGGCCGAGAAGAAGGGTCTGGCGGTCGCCGTGGCGCGCTTCCCGTGGGGCGCGTCGGGCCGCGCCATCTCACTTGGCCGCACCGACGGCGTCACCAAGCTCGTGATCGATCCGAAGACCGAGCGGGTGCTCGGTGTCGGCATCTGCGGCCCGGGCGCCGGCGAGCT
- a CDS encoding cobalamin-binding protein, with product MADYPARIVCLTEETTETLYLLGEGDRVVGVSAYTVRPPEARRKPRVSAFLSANLDRIDALRPDLVLAFSDLQADIARELIRRGHAVYTFNQRSVAEILQMVRIVGALVGCADKAHALAADIQRGLDEIAPRLAPRAQRPRVFFEEWPDPLISGIRWVEELVEIAGGEPIFPELRDRPLAKGRIVDAAEVAARNPDVIVASWCGKRVRKATITARAGWDGVAAVRSGQVHEIPSSIILQPGPASLTDGVRELRRILDAAASAPRRAPLY from the coding sequence GTGGCCGACTACCCAGCCCGCATCGTCTGTCTGACGGAGGAGACGACCGAGACGCTGTATCTCCTCGGCGAAGGGGATCGCGTCGTCGGCGTGTCGGCCTACACGGTGCGCCCACCCGAGGCGCGGCGCAAGCCGAGGGTCTCGGCCTTCCTCAGCGCGAATCTGGACAGGATCGACGCGCTGCGCCCCGACCTGGTGCTGGCCTTCTCCGACCTGCAGGCCGACATCGCCCGCGAGCTGATTCGCCGCGGCCATGCCGTCTACACCTTCAACCAGCGGAGCGTCGCCGAGATCCTGCAGATGGTCCGGATCGTCGGCGCGCTGGTCGGCTGCGCCGACAAGGCCCACGCGCTGGCGGCCGACATCCAGCGGGGGCTCGACGAGATCGCGCCGCGCCTCGCGCCTCGCGCTCAGCGCCCGCGCGTGTTCTTCGAAGAGTGGCCCGATCCGCTGATCTCGGGGATCCGGTGGGTCGAGGAGCTCGTCGAGATTGCGGGAGGCGAGCCGATCTTCCCCGAGCTCCGCGACCGGCCCCTCGCCAAGGGGCGGATCGTGGATGCGGCGGAGGTCGCTGCGCGCAATCCAGATGTCATCGTCGCGTCGTGGTGCGGCAAGCGGGTCAGGAAGGCCACGATCACTGCCCGGGCCGGCTGGGATGGCGTCGCCGCAGTGCGCAGCGGCCAGGTGCACGAGATTCCGTCGAGCATCATCCTGCAGCCGGGGCCGGCCTCGCTCACCGACGGCGTGCGCGAGCTGCGGCGGATTCTCGACGCCGCCGCGTCGGCGCCGCGGCGCGCGCCTCTATACTGA
- a CDS encoding VWA domain-containing protein codes for MKYRYSKFTGDDLDDLDLEDLLSKLSDLLLGSGFDDPYGLPYGEDDEAGHSRQSLHDAILEAILNGGMLSEETLERLLGKDWRDSDEAEQRLDQLIDKIIEKLQSQGYLTQPPRDEDAPREGQSGAGMGNTEQYRFEITDKSLDFLGYRALRDLLGSLGKSSLGRHDTREMATGIEASGASKKYEFGDTMNLDASATILNAVLRTRTKATKEGKDTKELGIAVDYEDLMVAQGEYQSSCATVLMLDCSHSMILYGEDRFTPAKRVALALANLIRMQYPGDALKVVLFHDSAEEIPLGQLARSKVGPYYTNTREGLRLARRILERQQKDMRQIVMITDGKPSALTRPDGRIYRNAFGLDPYIVSETFAEVAACRKAGILINTFMLARDPDLVSFVRKVAEICHGKAYFTTPRTLGRYVLMDYMDKKTRTIH; via the coding sequence GTGAAATATCGCTACTCGAAGTTCACCGGCGACGACCTCGACGATCTCGATCTCGAGGACCTGCTGTCGAAGCTCTCGGATCTGCTCCTCGGCAGCGGGTTCGATGACCCGTACGGCCTCCCCTACGGCGAGGATGACGAGGCCGGACATTCACGCCAGTCGCTGCACGACGCCATCCTGGAAGCGATCCTCAACGGCGGCATGCTCTCGGAGGAGACGCTCGAGCGGCTACTCGGCAAGGACTGGCGCGACAGCGACGAGGCCGAACAGCGGCTCGATCAACTGATCGACAAGATCATCGAGAAGCTGCAGTCGCAGGGCTATCTGACGCAGCCGCCGCGCGACGAGGACGCGCCTCGCGAGGGCCAGTCCGGCGCCGGGATGGGGAACACCGAGCAGTACCGCTTCGAAATCACCGACAAGAGCCTCGACTTCCTCGGCTACCGGGCGCTGCGCGACCTGCTCGGGTCGCTCGGCAAGAGCAGCCTCGGCCGCCACGACACCCGCGAAATGGCCACCGGCATCGAGGCCAGCGGCGCGTCGAAGAAGTACGAGTTCGGCGACACGATGAACCTGGATGCGAGCGCGACGATCCTGAACGCCGTGCTGCGCACACGCACGAAGGCCACGAAGGAGGGGAAGGACACGAAGGAGCTCGGGATAGCGGTCGACTATGAGGATCTGATGGTGGCGCAAGGCGAGTATCAGTCCTCCTGCGCGACGGTGCTGATGCTCGACTGCAGCCACAGCATGATCCTCTACGGCGAGGATCGGTTCACGCCTGCCAAGCGCGTCGCGCTGGCGCTCGCCAACCTGATCCGGATGCAGTATCCCGGCGACGCGCTGAAGGTCGTGCTCTTCCACGACTCGGCCGAGGAAATCCCGCTCGGCCAGCTGGCGCGCTCGAAGGTCGGCCCCTACTACACCAACACCCGCGAAGGGCTGCGACTGGCGCGCCGGATCCTCGAGCGGCAGCAGAAAGACATGCGGCAGATCGTCATGATCACCGATGGCAAGCCGTCGGCGCTGACCCGCCCCGACGGGCGGATCTACCGCAACGCCTTCGGCCTCGACCCTTACATCGTCTCGGAGACCTTCGCCGAGGTGGCCGCGTGCCGCAAGGCGGGCATCCTGATCAACACGTTCATGCTGGCGCGCGACCCCGACCTCGTCAGCTTCGTCCGCAAGGTCGCGGAAATCTGCCACGGCAAGGCGTACTTCACGACGCCCCGCACGCTCGGCCGCTACGTGCTCATGGACTACATGGACAAGAAGACGCGCACCATTCACTGA